GGTTTTCGTTATGATCTGCGCTTTTGCCGGATCTTCTCGTTCTTATTCTTGTCATCACCTTCTTCTTCCTCTGATTCTTTCTTTTCGATCTTTTGTTCATGAAATTCAACTGGCGTTTGCCCAAATACGCGATCTAGCGGGGTGTAGTAATGCTCGACTGGTTTCTTTTGGACAAAAAAGCGGTAGCAAGCCATCCCGAGCATGCCAAAAATCAAAAGGGATACACCAATAATCAAGCCGGACATCATCATCATCAGTTTTTGTCCCTCCTTTTTGTGAGGTT
This genomic stretch from Brevibacillus sp. DP1.3A harbors:
- a CDS encoding DUF3951 domain-containing protein codes for the protein MMMMSGLIIGVSLLIFGMLGMACYRFFVQKKPVEHYYTPLDRVFGQTPVEFHEQKIEKKESEEEEGDDKNKNEKIRQKRRS